A single window of Desulfobulbaceae bacterium DNA harbors:
- a CDS encoding nucleotidyl transferase AbiEii/AbiGii toxin family protein produces the protein MIELIRNKLAAYGAVNQLEEELATKEILQDIALYGLWRSGFFEVAAFQGGTCLRILHGMSRFSEDLDFILKAPNFNFDWSIYLE, from the coding sequence TTGATTGAACTGATCCGAAATAAATTAGCTGCCTATGGTGCTGTTAATCAATTGGAAGAAGAACTTGCTACAAAAGAAATCCTCCAAGACATTGCTTTGTATGGCTTATGGCGCAGTGGATTTTTTGAAGTAGCCGCATTTCAAGGTGGTACCTGTTTGCGGATTCTACATGGAATGTCACGATTTTCAGAAGATCTTGATTTTATCCTGAAAGCTCCAAACTTCAATTTTGATTGGTCTATTTACCTTGAATGA
- the rapZ gene encoding RNase adapter RapZ, whose protein sequence is MTHCHEHPRLFLITGLSGAGKGTVAKTLEDSGFFCIDNLPVFILHAFLSQAQGHPERNKLALVMDARDPDFLARHQEVIATLEASPFHLTIIFLTADDDVLLRRYSEMRRKHPLADTVREGIVLEKAQLADLRDKADHIFDTTTMSPHLLRAEVLNRCLQQKNQPLLVTVVSFGFKHGPPAEADILFDVRFLPNPYFVPELKDHTGLEPQVSSFVLKSEAATEFLGKLTPLLQFLIPQYKKEGKAYLTIGIGCTGGKHRSVSIAGKLKQVLEEAGESVSVNHRDLGQ, encoded by the coding sequence ATGACTCACTGCCACGAGCACCCGCGACTCTTTCTTATAACCGGCCTTTCTGGCGCCGGAAAGGGTACTGTTGCTAAAACCCTCGAAGACTCGGGGTTTTTCTGTATCGACAACCTGCCGGTCTTCATTCTCCACGCTTTTTTGAGTCAAGCACAAGGACACCCGGAACGTAATAAGCTTGCCCTGGTGATGGACGCCAGAGACCCCGATTTTCTGGCCCGCCACCAGGAAGTTATCGCCACCTTAGAGGCTAGTCCTTTTCACCTGACAATTATCTTCCTGACCGCCGATGATGACGTTTTATTGCGGCGCTACAGCGAAATGCGGCGCAAACATCCTCTGGCAGATACAGTTCGAGAAGGAATCGTTCTGGAAAAAGCACAGCTGGCTGATCTAAGAGACAAGGCCGATCACATCTTTGACACCACAACAATGAGTCCGCATCTATTACGGGCTGAGGTTTTAAACAGGTGTCTTCAGCAGAAGAATCAACCGTTGCTGGTAACTGTAGTTTCATTTGGGTTTAAACATGGCCCGCCAGCCGAAGCCGATATTCTTTTTGATGTTCGCTTCCTGCCGAACCCTTATTTTGTACCCGAACTCAAAGATCATACCGGCCTTGAACCACAGGTCTCTTCGTTTGTCCTGAAAAGCGAAGCCGCCACCGAATTTCTGGGCAAACTCACCCCTCTTCTCCAATTTCTCATCCCGCAATACAAAAAAGAAGGTAAGGCCTATCTTACAATCGGTATTGGCTGTACTGGCGGTAAACACCGCTCGGTTTCTATTGCCGGAAAACTCAAGCAGGTCCTGGAGGAAGCCGGTGAATCCGTTTCTGTTAACCACCGGGACTTGGGCCAATAA